In a genomic window of Oncorhynchus keta strain PuntledgeMale-10-30-2019 chromosome 28, Oket_V2, whole genome shotgun sequence:
- the zgc:136971 gene encoding S9 family peptidase isoform X1: protein MEFLARMEPDAISTLYREYSGYPTPISAFVTANDYMALLNGTSFTLIAEWSQSETFQGARLHYAQQWTLIQNYSKETDIDIQPPSPCSLLHGELLSSYSLSGDLKAVVRETSGQFAGQQFLEVWSNSSLKKIIHLTALNKHGRVYEDAQFGCLAWSTCESRLLYVAEGKRSIGDSYTSASSPSAGESTARPLGSPSEKDRSMYWEDWGEGLTSKSVPVLCVADVAKGTVTVLQGVPSHVSPGQALWAHDGECVFFVGWWHEPFRLGLRFCSNRRSALFCLDLEGNCECLSGDTSSVSSPRLSPDGRYLVYLEGQVFGPHSQCLTMQQYDLEMRNISLLVDVVNRPKKDEFAGLYEALPPRCWASDSQRVVFSSARRNWRDLFVVDRTSRRVTRISDPEKFGSWKLLTIQNNLMVVHCSHLNEAPRLAVAFLPLAGEEEELSWNPLGESCLRGAIVNVLDIIPTPQEENPEYSGLDFGALLVTSNHLPSRTKVPLVVFIHGGPHSQFFAEWNVTTAVLVKLGFAVLMVNYRGSTGFGQDSILSLAGNIGSQDVKDVQRAVLTALADQTAEKLLTLDPDKVVVMGGSHGGFLACHLIGQYPDFYKACAVRNPVINAATLLGTSDIVDWRYSCVGLQYSYDQLPTPEALTTMLQKSPISYAPQIKSPVLLMLGGKDRRVSPHQGLELYRSLKSRGSPVRLLWFAEDAHSLARVDTQADCFLNVVLWFQQHLHLH, encoded by the exons ATGGAGTTCCTG GCACGAATGGAACCCGATGCTATCAGCACTTTGTACCGTGAATATAGTGGGTATCCCACCCCTATTTCTGCCTTCGTGACGGCGAATGACTACATGGCACTATTAAACGGCACGAGTTTCACTTTAATTGCAG AGTGGAGTCAAAGTGAGACCTTCCAGGGAGCCAGACTGCACTATGCCCAGCAGTGGACACTGATTCAAAACTACAGTAAAGAGACCGACATAGACATCCAACCACCAAGCCCCTGCAGCCTTTTACACGGCGA ATTGCTGAGTTCCTATTCCCTGTCTGGAGATCTGAAGGCGGTTGTCAGGGAAACCAGCGGTCAGTTTGCTGGACAACAGTTCCTAGAG GTGTGGAGCAACAGCAGCTTAAAAAAGATCATCCATCTCACAGCTCTCAACAAACATGGGAGAGTGTATGAGGATG CTCAGTTTGGCTGCCTGGCCTGGTCTACATGTGAGAGCAGGCTGCTGTATGTAGCTGAGGGGAAAAGGTCTATAGGAGATTCATACACTTCAGCCTCCAGCCCATCAGCTGGAGAGTCAACAGCAAGACCCTTGGGAAGCCCTTCTGAGAAG GACAGGAGTATGTACTGGGAGGACTGGGGGGAAGGCTTGACCAGTAAAAGTGTCCCAGTGCTGTGTGTGGCCGACGTGGCTAAGGGCACGGTAACAGTGCTGCAGGGTGTCCCTTCACATGTTTCCCCAGGCCAG GCTCTCTGGGCCCATGATGGCgagtgtgttttttttgtgggcTGGTGGCATGAGCCCTTCAGACTGGGCCTGAGGTTCTGCTCCAATAGGAG GTCAGCTCTGTTTTGTCTTGACCTGGAAGGTAACTGTG AGTGTCTGTCTGGGGACACCAGCTCTGTCTCGTCCCCCCGTCTGAGCCCTGATGGACGCTACCTGGTGTACCTGGAGGGACAGGTGTTTGGCCCCCACAGCCAGTGTCTCACCATGCAGCAG tatGACCTGGAGATGAGGAATATCTCGTTGCTGGTGGACGTAGTTAATAGGCCAAAGAAAG ATGAGTTTGCTGGGCTGTATGAGGCCCTGCCACCTCGTTGCTGGGCGTCAGACAGCCAGAGAGTGGTCTTCAGTAGCGCCCGGAGGAACTGGAGG gacCTCTTTGTAGTGGACAGAACCTCTAGGAGAGTAACCCGCATCTCTGACC ctgAGAAATTTGGGAGCTGGAAGCTGCTCACCATCCAGAATAACCTGATGGTGGTCCACTGTTCCCATCTGAACGAGGCCCCACGCCTG GCAGTGGCTTTTCTTCCGTTGgccggggaggaggaggagttgtcCTGGAACCCTCTGGGTGAGTCGTGTCTACGTGGCGCCATCGTCAATGTTCTAGACATCATCCCTACGCCCCAGGAAGAGAACCCAGAGTACT CTGGCCTAGACTTCGGGGCCCTGCTGGTTACGTCAAACCACCTTCCGTCACGCACCAAGGTCCCTCTGGTGGTGTTTATCCATG GCGGGCCGCACTCCCAGTTCTTTGCAGAGTGGAATGTCACTACAGCAGTCCTGGTCAAACTGGGCTTTGCTGTACTCATGG tgaatTACCGGGGTTCCACTGGCTTTGGCCAGGACAGCATCCTCTCTCTGGCCGGGAACATCGGGAGCCAAGACGTCAAGGATGTGCAG AGGGCTGTACTAACTGCCCTTGCTGACCAAACTGCTGAGAAGCTCTTAACCCTTGACCCTGATAAAGTGGTGGTGATGGGTGGGTCCCACGGGGGCTTCCTGGCCTGCCACCTGATTGGCCAGTACCCAGACTTCTACAAGGCGTGTGCCGTCAGGAACCCAGTCATCAACGCTGCCACCTTACTGGGAACCAGTGACATCGTGGACTG GCGTTACTCTTGTGTGGGGCTGCAGTACTCTTATGACCAGCTGCCCACCCCAGAGGCTCTCACCACCATGCTCCAGAAATCCCCCATATCCTACGCACCTCAG ATCAAGTCCCCAGTGCTCCTGATGctggggggtaaagacaggagagtgtcCCCTCACCAAGGTTTGGAGCTGTACCGCTCTCTGAAGAGCAGGGGCTCCCCCGTCAG GTTGCTTTGGTTTGCGGAGGATGCCCACTCTCTGGCTCGTGTGGACACTCAGGCTGACTGCTTTCTCAACGTGGTGCTTTGGTTCCAGCAGCACCTCCACCTGCACTGA
- the zgc:136971 gene encoding S9 family peptidase isoform X2 produces MEFLARMEPDAISTLYREYSGYPTPISAFVTANDYMALLNGTSFTLIAEWSQSETFQGARLHYAQQWTLIQNYSKETDIDIQPPSPCSLLHGELLSSYSLSGDLKAVVRETSGQFAGQQFLEVWSNSSLKKIIHLTALNKHGRVYEDAQFGCLAWSTCESRLLYVAEGKRSIGDSYTSASSPSAGESTARPLGSPSEKDRSMYWEDWGEGLTSKSVPVLCVADVAKGTVTVLQGVPSHVSPGQALWAHDGECVFFVGWWHEPFRLGLRFCSNRRSALFCLDLEGNCECLSGDTSSVSSPRLSPDGRYLVYLEGQVFGPHSQCLTMQQYDLEMRNISLLVDVVNRPKKDEFAGLYEALPPRCWASDSQRVVFSSARRNWRDLFVVDRTSRRVTRISDPEKFGSWKLLTIQNNLMVVHCSHLNEAPRLAVAFLPLAGEEEELSWNPLGESCLRGAIVNVLDIIPTPQEENPEYSGLDFGALLVTSNHLPSRTKVPLVVFIHGGPHSQFFAEWNVTTAVLVKLGFAVLMVNYRGSTGFGQDSILSLAGNIGSQDVKDVQRAVLTALADQTAEKLLTLDPDKVVVMGGSHGGFLACHLIGQYPDFYKACAVRNPVINAATLLGTSDIVDWRYSCVGLQYSYDQLPTPEALTTMLQKSPISYAPQVALVCGGCPLSGSCGHSG; encoded by the exons ATGGAGTTCCTG GCACGAATGGAACCCGATGCTATCAGCACTTTGTACCGTGAATATAGTGGGTATCCCACCCCTATTTCTGCCTTCGTGACGGCGAATGACTACATGGCACTATTAAACGGCACGAGTTTCACTTTAATTGCAG AGTGGAGTCAAAGTGAGACCTTCCAGGGAGCCAGACTGCACTATGCCCAGCAGTGGACACTGATTCAAAACTACAGTAAAGAGACCGACATAGACATCCAACCACCAAGCCCCTGCAGCCTTTTACACGGCGA ATTGCTGAGTTCCTATTCCCTGTCTGGAGATCTGAAGGCGGTTGTCAGGGAAACCAGCGGTCAGTTTGCTGGACAACAGTTCCTAGAG GTGTGGAGCAACAGCAGCTTAAAAAAGATCATCCATCTCACAGCTCTCAACAAACATGGGAGAGTGTATGAGGATG CTCAGTTTGGCTGCCTGGCCTGGTCTACATGTGAGAGCAGGCTGCTGTATGTAGCTGAGGGGAAAAGGTCTATAGGAGATTCATACACTTCAGCCTCCAGCCCATCAGCTGGAGAGTCAACAGCAAGACCCTTGGGAAGCCCTTCTGAGAAG GACAGGAGTATGTACTGGGAGGACTGGGGGGAAGGCTTGACCAGTAAAAGTGTCCCAGTGCTGTGTGTGGCCGACGTGGCTAAGGGCACGGTAACAGTGCTGCAGGGTGTCCCTTCACATGTTTCCCCAGGCCAG GCTCTCTGGGCCCATGATGGCgagtgtgttttttttgtgggcTGGTGGCATGAGCCCTTCAGACTGGGCCTGAGGTTCTGCTCCAATAGGAG GTCAGCTCTGTTTTGTCTTGACCTGGAAGGTAACTGTG AGTGTCTGTCTGGGGACACCAGCTCTGTCTCGTCCCCCCGTCTGAGCCCTGATGGACGCTACCTGGTGTACCTGGAGGGACAGGTGTTTGGCCCCCACAGCCAGTGTCTCACCATGCAGCAG tatGACCTGGAGATGAGGAATATCTCGTTGCTGGTGGACGTAGTTAATAGGCCAAAGAAAG ATGAGTTTGCTGGGCTGTATGAGGCCCTGCCACCTCGTTGCTGGGCGTCAGACAGCCAGAGAGTGGTCTTCAGTAGCGCCCGGAGGAACTGGAGG gacCTCTTTGTAGTGGACAGAACCTCTAGGAGAGTAACCCGCATCTCTGACC ctgAGAAATTTGGGAGCTGGAAGCTGCTCACCATCCAGAATAACCTGATGGTGGTCCACTGTTCCCATCTGAACGAGGCCCCACGCCTG GCAGTGGCTTTTCTTCCGTTGgccggggaggaggaggagttgtcCTGGAACCCTCTGGGTGAGTCGTGTCTACGTGGCGCCATCGTCAATGTTCTAGACATCATCCCTACGCCCCAGGAAGAGAACCCAGAGTACT CTGGCCTAGACTTCGGGGCCCTGCTGGTTACGTCAAACCACCTTCCGTCACGCACCAAGGTCCCTCTGGTGGTGTTTATCCATG GCGGGCCGCACTCCCAGTTCTTTGCAGAGTGGAATGTCACTACAGCAGTCCTGGTCAAACTGGGCTTTGCTGTACTCATGG tgaatTACCGGGGTTCCACTGGCTTTGGCCAGGACAGCATCCTCTCTCTGGCCGGGAACATCGGGAGCCAAGACGTCAAGGATGTGCAG AGGGCTGTACTAACTGCCCTTGCTGACCAAACTGCTGAGAAGCTCTTAACCCTTGACCCTGATAAAGTGGTGGTGATGGGTGGGTCCCACGGGGGCTTCCTGGCCTGCCACCTGATTGGCCAGTACCCAGACTTCTACAAGGCGTGTGCCGTCAGGAACCCAGTCATCAACGCTGCCACCTTACTGGGAACCAGTGACATCGTGGACTG GCGTTACTCTTGTGTGGGGCTGCAGTACTCTTATGACCAGCTGCCCACCCCAGAGGCTCTCACCACCATGCTCCAGAAATCCCCCATATCCTACGCACCTCAG GTTGCTTTGGTTTGCGGAGGATGCCCACTCTCTGGCTCGTGTGGACACTCAGGCTGA